A region of Longimicrobium sp. DNA encodes the following proteins:
- a CDS encoding bifunctional homocysteine S-methyltransferase/methylenetetrahydrofolate reductase translates to MRDFRRLLADGRPHLFDGAMGTMLYAKGVYINRCYDELSLTQPDLVRDIHRAYVKAGAEILETNSYGANRPKLARHGLDDRVREMNVAAAQIARSAAGDRVYVAGAIGPLGLRIEPYGPTAREEARGFFREQAEALVEGGVDLFILETFADLEEIHQAILGVREASELPIVAQMVIREDGTTAFGSDVALLAERLGEWGAEVVGLNCSVGPSAMLSAADRLMAATSRPVVMQPNAGLPRQVDGRTMYMASPEYMASYAARMIRKGVRLIGGCCGTTPEHVAAMAGAVRMLSPAAEPRVVVSEPDSEGAAPRDPVPLPERSAWGRKLAAGEFLTTVEIVPPRGSNPEVMLDGVRLLKQAGVDGVNVPDGPRAQSRMGALATAILIQQQVGIEAVVHYCCRDRNLLGMLSDLLGAQALGLRNLLLITGDPPKMGPYPDATAVFDIDAIGLTNLVSRLNRGLDPGGNALGEPTSFVVGVGVNPGAEDFEHEMRRFYWKVEAGAEYAITQPVFDLRQLEAFVERIEKDGLKIPVIAGVWPLVSARNAEFLANEVPGVVVSDEVMARMRRASAESKERGVEEGTLIAQEMLAAALPMIQGVQVSAPFGKVPLALRVFDAIPGWAAHEEAVAGAA, encoded by the coding sequence ATGCGCGATTTTCGCCGCCTGCTGGCCGATGGACGTCCCCACCTCTTCGACGGGGCCATGGGGACCATGCTGTACGCCAAGGGCGTCTACATCAACCGCTGCTACGACGAGCTTTCGCTCACCCAGCCAGACCTGGTGCGCGACATCCACCGCGCCTACGTAAAGGCCGGCGCGGAAATCCTCGAGACCAACTCCTACGGCGCCAACCGCCCCAAGCTGGCGCGCCACGGGCTCGACGACCGGGTCCGCGAGATGAACGTGGCCGCGGCGCAGATCGCCCGCTCGGCCGCGGGCGACCGCGTATACGTGGCCGGCGCCATCGGGCCGCTGGGGCTGCGGATCGAGCCGTACGGCCCCACGGCGCGCGAGGAGGCCCGCGGCTTCTTCCGCGAGCAGGCCGAGGCGCTGGTGGAGGGCGGCGTGGACCTGTTCATCCTGGAGACCTTCGCCGACCTCGAAGAGATCCACCAGGCCATCCTGGGGGTCCGCGAAGCGTCGGAGCTGCCCATCGTGGCGCAGATGGTGATCCGCGAGGACGGCACGACGGCGTTCGGCAGCGACGTGGCGCTGCTGGCCGAGCGACTGGGCGAGTGGGGCGCCGAGGTGGTGGGCCTCAACTGCTCCGTGGGCCCCAGCGCCATGCTCAGCGCGGCCGACCGGCTGATGGCCGCCACCTCGCGCCCCGTGGTGATGCAGCCCAACGCCGGTCTGCCGCGCCAGGTGGACGGGCGCACGATGTACATGGCCTCGCCCGAGTACATGGCCAGCTACGCCGCGCGGATGATCCGCAAGGGCGTGCGGCTGATCGGCGGGTGCTGCGGCACCACGCCGGAGCACGTGGCGGCCATGGCCGGCGCGGTGCGGATGCTGTCTCCCGCCGCGGAGCCGCGCGTCGTCGTTTCCGAGCCCGACTCGGAGGGCGCCGCGCCGCGCGATCCCGTGCCGCTCCCCGAGCGCTCCGCGTGGGGGCGCAAGCTGGCCGCGGGCGAGTTCCTGACCACCGTGGAGATCGTTCCGCCCCGCGGGTCCAACCCCGAGGTCATGCTGGACGGCGTGCGCCTGCTGAAGCAGGCGGGCGTCGACGGCGTGAACGTGCCCGACGGCCCGCGCGCGCAGTCGCGCATGGGTGCGCTGGCGACGGCCATCCTCATCCAGCAGCAGGTGGGAATCGAGGCGGTGGTGCACTACTGCTGCCGCGACCGCAACCTGCTGGGCATGCTGAGCGACCTGCTGGGCGCGCAGGCGCTGGGGCTGCGCAACCTGCTGCTGATCACCGGCGACCCGCCCAAGATGGGGCCGTATCCGGACGCCACGGCCGTGTTCGACATCGACGCCATCGGGCTGACCAACCTGGTGTCGCGCCTGAACCGCGGGCTGGACCCCGGCGGCAACGCCCTGGGCGAGCCCACCAGCTTCGTCGTGGGCGTGGGCGTGAACCCCGGCGCGGAAGACTTCGAGCACGAGATGCGGCGCTTCTACTGGAAGGTGGAGGCCGGGGCCGAGTACGCGATCACCCAGCCCGTGTTCGACCTGCGGCAGCTGGAGGCGTTCGTGGAGCGCATCGAAAAGGACGGGCTGAAGATCCCGGTGATCGCGGGGGTCTGGCCCCTGGTGTCCGCACGCAACGCCGAGTTCCTGGCCAACGAGGTGCCCGGCGTGGTCGTCTCCGACGAGGTGATGGCGCGCATGCGCCGGGCGAGCGCCGAGAGCAAGGAGCGCGGTGTGGAAGAGGGAACGCTGATCGCCCAGGAGATGCTGGCCGCGGCGCTGCCCATGATCCAGGGTGTGCAGGTGAGCGCGCCGTTCGGCAAGGTGCCGCTGGCGCTCCGCGTCTTCGACGCGATTCCCGGGTGGGCGGCCCACGAGGAAGCGGTGGCGGGCGCCGCGTGA
- a CDS encoding cytochrome b/b6 domain-containing protein — protein MKRHHWVVRVTHWVNVVALAVMAASGLKIFNAYPRFARRGEAFCCWPWEGTPAPDWLTFGGWLAGARNWHFAMMWVLVLNGLVYLGFVYLHGEWRDLVPRRRDPRDAWEMVKYYLFVRREHPRQGKHNALQKGAYFAMPVLGALIVLTGLAIWKPVSLAPLTDLFGGYAWARYWHFVSMALLVFLALGHVFMVLSVDPYSIRSMVTGGYAERLSPETRNARPFHHLLPPRAAPPSIPHPEESHEPDRPTDVP, from the coding sequence ATGAAGCGACACCACTGGGTTGTCAGAGTCACGCACTGGGTCAACGTGGTCGCGCTCGCGGTCATGGCGGCCTCCGGGCTGAAGATCTTCAACGCGTATCCCCGCTTTGCCCGGCGGGGCGAGGCGTTCTGCTGCTGGCCCTGGGAGGGAACGCCGGCGCCGGACTGGCTTACCTTCGGCGGGTGGCTGGCTGGCGCGCGAAACTGGCACTTCGCCATGATGTGGGTGCTGGTGCTGAACGGACTCGTGTACCTGGGTTTCGTGTACCTGCACGGAGAGTGGCGCGACCTGGTGCCCCGCCGCCGCGACCCGCGTGACGCGTGGGAAATGGTGAAGTACTACCTGTTCGTGCGGCGCGAACACCCGCGGCAGGGCAAGCACAACGCGCTGCAGAAGGGCGCGTACTTCGCCATGCCCGTCCTGGGCGCGCTGATCGTGCTCACGGGGCTCGCCATCTGGAAGCCGGTGTCGCTGGCCCCGCTCACTGACCTGTTCGGCGGCTACGCGTGGGCCCGCTACTGGCACTTCGTGTCCATGGCGCTGCTGGTGTTCCTGGCGCTCGGGCACGTGTTCATGGTGCTGAGCGTGGATCCGTACTCCATTCGCTCCATGGTGACGGGCGGCTACGCCGAGCGGCTGTCGCCCGAAACACGCAACGCGCGGCCGTTCCATCACTTGCTCCCGCCCCGTGCCGCGCCCCCGTCCATTCCCCACCCGGAAGAAAGCCATGAGCCCGATCGACCGACGGACGTTCCTTAG
- a CDS encoding alpha/beta hydrolase, with translation MLLLAAGCSPRRVGEALLLGSHFVRTQDVAYGTGPRQQLDVYRPRTAAGPLPVVVFLYGGRWQAGTKDEYRLLGDAFTRRGIAVVVPEYRLYPEVRFPGWVLDAAQAVRWARDNAARFGGDPGNIVVVGHSAGGHTAALLALDERYLRDAGVPAGSVRGFVSLAGPVDTTWTAPDVQALMGPAEGWPATYAGTHVDGREPPLLLLHGVQDETVSPANSSGLAVRIRERGGCARSVVYRGLGHVEIVVALAVPRLRSAPVLDDVVEFVRDPRASACPA, from the coding sequence GTGCTCCTTCTGGCGGCGGGATGCTCGCCGCGGCGGGTGGGCGAAGCGCTTCTGCTGGGGAGCCACTTCGTCCGCACGCAGGACGTGGCGTATGGCACCGGGCCGCGCCAGCAGCTGGACGTGTATCGACCGCGGACGGCCGCGGGGCCGCTGCCCGTGGTGGTCTTTCTCTACGGCGGCCGCTGGCAGGCAGGGACGAAGGACGAGTACCGGCTTCTGGGCGATGCCTTCACCCGGCGCGGCATCGCCGTCGTAGTGCCCGAGTACCGGCTGTATCCGGAGGTGCGCTTTCCCGGTTGGGTGCTCGACGCGGCGCAGGCGGTCCGCTGGGCGCGCGACAACGCCGCGCGTTTCGGTGGCGATCCGGGGAACATCGTCGTCGTGGGCCACTCGGCGGGTGGTCACACGGCGGCACTGCTGGCGCTGGACGAGCGGTACCTGCGCGACGCGGGGGTGCCGGCGGGGAGCGTCCGCGGCTTCGTGTCGCTCGCCGGCCCGGTGGATACCACGTGGACGGCGCCAGACGTCCAGGCGTTGATGGGGCCGGCCGAGGGGTGGCCGGCCACCTATGCCGGCACGCACGTGGATGGGCGAGAGCCCCCACTCCTGCTCCTCCACGGCGTCCAGGACGAGACGGTATCGCCCGCCAACTCCAGCGGATTGGCGGTGCGCATCCGGGAGCGGGGCGGGTGCGCCCGCTCCGTCGTGTACCGCGGGCTCGGGCACGTGGAGATCGTCGTGGCGCTCGCCGTGCCCCGGCTCCGCAGCGCCCCCGTGCTGGACGACGTCGTCGAGTTCGTCCGCGACCCGCGCGCGAGCGCCTGTCCGGCGTAG
- a CDS encoding sigma-70 family RNA polymerase sigma factor, giving the protein MCDTISASKSDAGGTQGACFDDEALPCMDDVYRFARSLTRHEQDAQDLVQETFLRAYRSWETFEAGSDCRRWLFTVCRRAYLRSRERVDTREAHEVGDADALPAVLLHAHAVRDGTDDLLTRLDLGPALRRAFGTLGEPFRAAVVLVDGSGFSYQEAGEILSVPVGTVRSRLFRGRRMLQELLFAHAHDLGFARRDIPAGATDDER; this is encoded by the coding sequence ATGTGTGACACGATTTCTGCGTCAAAGAGCGATGCAGGTGGTACGCAGGGCGCCTGCTTCGACGACGAGGCCCTCCCCTGCATGGACGATGTCTATCGCTTCGCGCGATCGCTGACGCGCCACGAGCAGGATGCCCAGGACCTGGTGCAGGAAACCTTTCTCCGGGCGTACCGGTCGTGGGAAACGTTCGAGGCGGGGAGCGACTGCCGCCGGTGGCTGTTCACCGTCTGCCGCAGGGCGTACCTGCGCAGCCGCGAGCGGGTGGATACGCGCGAAGCGCACGAGGTGGGCGACGCCGACGCGCTCCCGGCCGTTCTGCTGCACGCGCACGCGGTGCGCGACGGGACCGACGACCTCCTCACCCGCCTGGACCTGGGCCCGGCGCTGCGAAGGGCATTCGGAACGCTGGGCGAACCCTTCCGGGCGGCGGTCGTGCTGGTGGATGGGAGCGGGTTCAGCTACCAGGAGGCGGGCGAGATCCTTTCCGTTCCCGTGGGCACCGTGCGGTCGCGCCTCTTCCGGGGGCGCCGCATGCTGCAGGAACTGCTGTTCGCCCACGCCCACGACCTTGGCTTCGCCAGGCGCGACATTCCGGCCGGCGCAACTGACGATGAGCGATAA
- a CDS encoding cation diffusion facilitator family transporter, whose translation MSVRQAPEPASERHPDHRLARRLEWITLAIMGPTIVVIYLSMGGSQAMKTAWVEDVLSLVPPAAFLIAVRIEDRPPSKDYPYGFHRAVAIAFLCAAVALVTMGGYLLFESVSKLASGEHPTIGTVELLGRQVWHGWVMMAVLAASSVPPVVLGRMKLRVAGTLHDKALRVDADMNKADWQTAGAAILGLVGIGYGLWWADAAAAALISLSILRDGATHLGRVVKDLMDMTPTRVGGAELDPLPDEIRAHLEAMEWVEAAEVRLREAGHVLTGEAFVVPTGETGLLVRLEEAVRTLERMNPRLYDFSVIPVRTLRRHGDDRDAHAPPDDHSAPTLADAPHPPA comes from the coding sequence GTGAGCGTCCGCCAGGCACCCGAGCCCGCCAGCGAGCGGCATCCGGACCACCGGCTCGCGCGGCGCCTGGAGTGGATCACGCTGGCGATCATGGGCCCGACGATCGTCGTGATCTACCTCTCGATGGGCGGGTCCCAGGCGATGAAGACCGCGTGGGTAGAGGACGTGCTGAGCCTGGTTCCGCCGGCCGCCTTTCTGATCGCCGTGCGGATCGAGGACCGCCCGCCGAGCAAGGACTATCCGTACGGCTTCCATCGGGCCGTCGCGATCGCCTTCCTGTGCGCGGCCGTGGCGCTGGTGACCATGGGGGGCTACCTGCTCTTCGAGTCGGTTTCCAAGCTGGCGAGCGGCGAGCACCCCACCATCGGCACGGTGGAGCTGCTGGGGCGGCAGGTCTGGCACGGCTGGGTGATGATGGCCGTGCTCGCGGCCAGCTCCGTTCCCCCCGTGGTGCTGGGCCGGATGAAGCTCAGGGTTGCCGGGACGCTCCACGACAAGGCGCTCCGCGTGGACGCGGACATGAACAAGGCCGACTGGCAGACGGCGGGGGCGGCCATCCTGGGCCTGGTGGGGATCGGGTACGGCCTGTGGTGGGCCGACGCGGCGGCGGCGGCGCTCATCTCGCTCAGCATCCTGCGCGACGGCGCCACGCACCTGGGGCGGGTGGTCAAGGACCTGATGGACATGACCCCCACCCGGGTAGGGGGCGCCGAGCTGGACCCGCTCCCGGACGAGATCCGCGCGCACCTGGAAGCGATGGAATGGGTGGAGGCGGCGGAGGTCCGGCTCCGCGAGGCCGGGCACGTGCTGACGGGAGAGGCATTCGTCGTACCCACCGGCGAGACCGGCCTGCTCGTGCGCCTGGAGGAAGCGGTTCGTACGCTGGAGCGGATGAACCCCCGCCTGTACGACTTCTCCGTCATCCCGGTCCGTACGCTGCGGCGGCACGGCGACGACCGCGACGCTCACGCTCCCCCCGACGACCACTCCGCCCCCACCCTGGCCGATGCGCCGCATCCGCCCGCCTGA
- a CDS encoding molybdopterin-dependent oxidoreductase, whose product MSPIDRRTFLSLGGASAAALLAACNSRGPEEAKAILRWAERRNEGVERVLFRHLAMDAPESRKLAGTALPSYYVSPTVPVWNEAARGAWTLEVTGLVRRPLRLTLPQLMRLPRITQRVNHYCVEGWTAVTQWTGVRVGDLARAAGVMPEAGYVDFQSFDSGYHESWDLESALHAQTLVAYGGDGGMLDPAYGAPARLHSPVKLGYKNVKYLTRIAFLPRRNGGYWSDQGYEWYAGT is encoded by the coding sequence ATGAGCCCGATCGACCGACGGACGTTCCTTAGCCTGGGGGGCGCGTCGGCCGCCGCGCTGCTGGCTGCGTGCAACTCGCGGGGGCCGGAGGAGGCAAAGGCGATCCTGCGCTGGGCGGAGCGACGGAACGAGGGCGTGGAGCGTGTTCTGTTCCGGCACCTGGCGATGGACGCGCCGGAAAGCCGGAAGCTGGCCGGGACGGCGCTTCCGAGCTACTACGTGTCGCCGACGGTCCCGGTGTGGAACGAGGCCGCCCGGGGTGCCTGGACGCTCGAGGTAACGGGGCTGGTGCGGCGCCCGCTCCGGCTGACGCTGCCGCAGCTGATGCGCCTCCCCCGGATCACGCAGCGGGTGAACCACTACTGCGTGGAGGGGTGGACGGCGGTGACGCAGTGGACCGGCGTGCGTGTGGGCGACCTGGCCCGGGCAGCGGGGGTGATGCCGGAGGCCGGGTACGTCGACTTCCAGTCCTTCGACAGCGGGTACCACGAGAGCTGGGACCTGGAAAGCGCGCTGCATGCACAGACGCTGGTCGCGTACGGAGGCGACGGCGGGATGCTGGATCCGGCATACGGCGCCCCGGCGCGCCTGCACTCTCCCGTCAAGCTGGGCTACAAGAACGTGAAGTACCTCACGCGCATCGCATTCCTGCCCAGGCGCAACGGCGGGTACTGGAGCGACCAGGGCTACGAGTGGTACGCGGGAACATGA
- a CDS encoding substrate-binding periplasmic protein: MNLKPGLGALLAALACASCGVPRDPGGTLERVRHGTLRVGIIASAPWVVPTGGEPRGVEVRLARDFARELGASVRWVPGTEAELMEALEHSDVDVVIGGLDSRSPWKARAALTRPYHTTRWRVGVRPSAAPPGELTGVRVAVRPGDPATPELRRRGAVPVPAAEPGRAAGPAAGPDWLLPRWGLRETGPVLRERHHVMAVPPGENGFLVRLERFLRERGGEAGRLAREEAP; the protein is encoded by the coding sequence ATGAACCTGAAGCCTGGCCTCGGTGCGTTGCTTGCGGCGCTGGCGTGTGCATCGTGCGGGGTGCCGCGCGACCCGGGAGGGACGCTGGAGCGGGTGCGCCACGGAACGCTGCGGGTGGGGATCATCGCCAGCGCGCCGTGGGTGGTCCCCACCGGGGGGGAACCGCGCGGGGTGGAGGTGCGCCTCGCCCGCGACTTTGCCCGCGAGCTCGGCGCCAGCGTCCGCTGGGTGCCCGGCACGGAGGCGGAGCTGATGGAGGCGCTGGAGCACTCCGACGTCGACGTGGTGATCGGCGGGCTGGATTCCCGCTCGCCCTGGAAGGCGCGCGCCGCCCTCACCCGGCCGTACCACACCACGCGCTGGCGGGTGGGCGTGCGGCCGTCCGCGGCACCGCCCGGCGAGCTGACGGGAGTGCGCGTGGCGGTCCGCCCCGGAGACCCCGCGACGCCCGAGCTGCGGCGGCGGGGCGCCGTTCCCGTGCCGGCCGCAGAGCCCGGGCGGGCGGCCGGGCCGGCCGCGGGCCCCGACTGGCTGCTGCCGCGGTGGGGCTTGCGCGAGACCGGGCCCGTGCTCCGCGAGCGCCACCACGTGATGGCCGTGCCGCCCGGGGAGAACGGCTTTCTCGTGCGGCTCGAGCGATTTCTACGCGAGCGGGGCGGCGAAGCCGGCCGCCTGGCGCGGGAAGAGGCGCCGTGA
- a CDS encoding zf-HC2 domain-containing protein, with translation MSDKELMDCHAAMRILWEYLDEELSSERAHDVRAHLAGCAECYGHYRFEARFLEALESAARDECAPPQLRSRVMDALSAEGWRAEFGEC, from the coding sequence ATGAGCGATAAGGAGCTGATGGATTGCCATGCGGCGATGCGGATCCTGTGGGAGTACCTTGACGAGGAGCTGTCGTCGGAACGGGCGCACGACGTGCGCGCGCACCTGGCCGGCTGTGCCGAATGCTATGGCCACTACCGGTTCGAGGCGCGGTTCCTGGAAGCGCTGGAGAGCGCCGCGCGTGACGAATGTGCTCCGCCCCAGCTGCGGAGCCGGGTGATGGACGCGTTGTCGGCCGAGGGATGGCGGGCGGAGTTCGGCGAATGCTGA
- a CDS encoding DM13 domain-containing protein, whose amino-acid sequence MFARTLVRAAAAAALLLAGTDGAQPRASRSGTFAALDGHQARGGVRLQDAGGTATLTLGRDFASERGPNVDLYLSKTPNYRNQQVIRIGDLRRPRGTQAYTVRAPTDLAEYRYVIAWCHTFNVGIARAALAPAR is encoded by the coding sequence ATGTTCGCACGTACCCTGGTCCGCGCCGCCGCCGCGGCCGCGCTGCTCCTGGCCGGTACCGACGGGGCGCAGCCGCGGGCCTCCCGTTCAGGCACCTTCGCCGCGCTCGATGGGCACCAGGCGCGGGGCGGCGTTCGCCTGCAGGACGCGGGCGGTACCGCCACGCTCACGCTGGGGCGCGACTTCGCGTCGGAGCGCGGGCCGAACGTGGACCTGTACCTGAGCAAGACGCCCAACTACCGCAACCAGCAGGTGATCCGTATCGGCGACCTGCGGAGGCCCCGCGGCACGCAGGCGTACACTGTGCGCGCCCCGACGGACTTGGCGGAGTACCGCTACGTCATCGCGTGGTGCCACACCTTCAACGTGGGGATCGCCCGTGCGGCCCTTGCTCCGGCGCGGTGA
- a CDS encoding GntR family transcriptional regulator codes for MLNGGSAPIVQEALGEGDVAAVLRDRIVSGLHRGRLRSGERLPSLREVAEELGTDYRTASTAYRKLEEEGLVEVRGRSGVYVAEQERIGGLLLSESAQWLAGVMAGAWKRQIMVPGLPELIHRCMDASWMRCVFVESTEDHLVAFCAELEPAFGLRCIPLYVAPSAGGDGSVVSDQERERLRQELAGAHLVLTTSFHSAMVHGLTESTQTPMVVLKVGHELATAIRRQLRRGSLTVVCTDPRFGERVRYVYGGDQRDAIRVVRADDPWAVAQLDPDEPVLLTRAARRRLMDDVHLRLLTPHSPTLSFESARELSAALIRLNMERAGEGAAVA; via the coding sequence ATGCTGAACGGCGGCTCCGCGCCGATCGTCCAGGAGGCGCTCGGCGAGGGTGACGTGGCCGCGGTGCTGCGCGATCGCATCGTCAGCGGCCTTCACCGGGGCAGGCTGCGCAGCGGCGAGCGGCTTCCCAGCCTCCGCGAGGTGGCCGAGGAGCTGGGGACGGACTACCGCACCGCGTCTACCGCGTACCGGAAGCTCGAGGAAGAGGGGCTGGTAGAGGTGCGGGGGCGCTCGGGCGTGTACGTGGCCGAGCAGGAGCGCATCGGCGGGCTGCTGCTGAGCGAGTCGGCGCAATGGCTGGCCGGCGTGATGGCCGGGGCCTGGAAGCGGCAGATCATGGTGCCGGGCCTGCCGGAGCTGATCCACCGCTGCATGGATGCGTCGTGGATGAGGTGCGTTTTCGTGGAATCCACCGAAGACCACCTGGTGGCCTTCTGCGCCGAGCTCGAGCCGGCGTTCGGCCTGCGGTGCATCCCCCTGTACGTGGCGCCCTCTGCCGGCGGGGATGGAAGCGTGGTTTCCGACCAGGAGCGCGAGCGCCTGCGCCAGGAGCTCGCCGGGGCGCACCTGGTGCTCACCACCTCGTTCCACAGCGCGATGGTCCACGGGCTGACCGAGAGCACGCAGACGCCGATGGTCGTGCTGAAGGTGGGGCACGAGCTCGCCACGGCCATCCGCCGGCAGCTGCGGCGGGGAAGCCTGACGGTGGTGTGCACGGACCCGCGCTTCGGCGAGCGGGTGCGGTACGTGTACGGGGGCGATCAGCGCGACGCCATTCGGGTGGTTCGCGCCGACGACCCGTGGGCCGTGGCGCAACTCGATCCCGATGAGCCGGTGCTGCTTACCCGGGCGGCGCGGCGCCGGCTGATGGACGACGTCCACCTGCGCCTGCTGACCCCCCACTCGCCCACGTTGTCGTTCGAGTCGGCGCGGGAGCTCAGCGCCGCGCTGATCCGCCTGAACATGGAACGCGCGGGCGAGGGGGCAGCCGTAGCCTGA